A genomic region of Anopheles coustani chromosome 3, idAnoCousDA_361_x.2, whole genome shotgun sequence contains the following coding sequences:
- the LOC131264840 gene encoding uncharacterized protein LOC131264840 yields MDRSRKRAVEKRADELLKELNEKIDVEWESGNFTEQLRLPPGVSTFRWPLDDEDDSNSHQMVTDAVNIVQSVSTASLLLVMCWKFLKLKFPRDSRTFLQTPTQVSVDGLPLFKSSATQFWPVLIKVEELPDAPVMPVAIFCGQTKPESVEQYLRPFVQEMNILMERGLKFGDKEVHLSISAFIADSPARSYIKSVMGFSAKHGCTKGTILGVHIKPENKVIFDSVHAELRTDAGFRAREEKGHHKGIRTPLEDLQNVDMIVNFPISDRLHLIDLGVSRKILKGLLNNTFEHFETLTSSVIRLCL; encoded by the exons ATGGATAGAAGCCGCAAACGTGCTGTGGAGAAGCGAGCAGACGAATTACTGAAGGAGTTAAACGAGAAAATAGACGTCGAATGGGAATCCGGAAACTTTACAGAGCAGCTTCGCCTACCTCCGGGAGTATCAACGTTCCGATGGCCACTTG atgatgaggatgattcGAACTCGCACCAGATGGTAACGGACGCTGTAAATATTGTACAAAGTGTAAGTACTG CTAGCCTGCTCCTGGTGATGTGCTGGAAATttcttaaattgaaatttccacGCGATTCACGAACATTCCTCCAAACTCCCAC CCAAGTGTCAGTCGACGGGCTTCCACTTTTTAAGAGCTCGGCTACTCAATTTTGGCCAGTTCTTATAAAAGTGGAAGAATTGCCAGACGCTCCGGTTATGCCCGTAGCTATTTTCTGCGGGCAAACAAAACCGGAGAGTGTCGAACAGTATTTGCGGCCGTTTGTTCAGGAAATGAACATTCTTATGGAAAGAGGCTTGAAATTCGGCGATAAAGAAGTACATTTATCTATAAGTGCATTTATCGCCGATTCTCCAGCACGGTCATACATAAAATCAGTGATGGGATTTTCTGCTAAGCATGGTTGCACAAAGGGTACCATCCTAGGAGTACACATCAAACCGGAAAATAAAGTTATCTTTGACTCCGTGCATGCCGAATTGCGTACGGACGCTGGCTTTCGGGCTAGAGAAGAAAAGGGCCACCATAAGGGAATACGGACACCTCTTGAAGATTTGCAAAATGTAGATATGATAGTCAATTTTCCAATTAGCGACCGTCTCCATCTGATTGATCTGGGAGTTAGCCGCAAAATTCTCAAAGGGTTGCTTAACAACACCTTTGAGCATTTTG agACTTTGACCTCCTCGGTCATTCGTCTCTGCCTgtga
- the LOC131264851 gene encoding uncharacterized protein LOC131264851 — protein MSGTESKRLYARQDVEQSFRLISAVEKRPVVYNKKLKHYKNKVSQNDAWSSIAVEVRDDTPSPSIPARTPANPQRKRRRINEGSEVSEVLKELMEATVANANSPENTSGRWVAEFLRRFTPEEQQEVTSRIQRAMLEAEDDVKAKRQAM, from the exons ATGAGCGGAACCGAATCAAAGAGATTGTACGCGCGTCAG gaCGTAGAACAAAGCTTCCGCTTGATATCGGCAGTGGAGAAACGGCCGGTCgtttataataaaaaactaaaacattataaaaataagGTATCGCAGAACGACGCTTGGTCAAGCATCGCTGTGGAGGTCCGAG ACGATACACCTTCACCTTCCATTCCTGCCCGAACCCCCGCAAACCCTCAAAGAAAACGGCGAAGGATCAATGAGGGTAGTGAAGTGAGCGAGGTCCTCAAAGAGCTAATGGAGGCGACCGTGGCCAACGCAAACTCGCCGGAAAACACTTCCGGTCGCTGGGTCGCTGAATTCCTCAGACGATTCACGCCTGAGGAACAACAGGAGGTGACGTCGAGGATTCAGCGAGCCATGCTGGAGGCCGAGGACGATGTGAAGGCCAAAAGGCAAGCGATGTGA
- the LOC131264862 gene encoding uncharacterized protein LOC131264862, with translation MDNLLMSEEWLTTLSRVIELSTQNSQQRNWQRNMRIVRRWWMRPIFFRRQEDGNRLLDNIVAEQANETMINFLRMKKEDFDVLLDMIRPEINRMNTNMRDSITAQERLLITLRYLATGETFNKIRQLGSLQYLFQVSRSSISNIVKETCSCLTKALRSYVKIA, from the exons atggataatctgttgatgagtgaagAGTGGCTAACAACCCTATCCAGGGTCATCGAGTTAAGTACCCAAAACTCTCAACAACGCAACTGGCAACGCAACATGCGTATTGTGCGTAGGTGGTGGATGCGTCCAATTTTTTTCCggcggcaagaagatggcaaccgtttgcttgaCAATattgtagcagagcaagcaaatgaaaccatgattaactttcttcgcatgaagaaggaagattttgatgttctcctTGACATGATACGCCCAGAAATAAATAGAATGAACACAAATATGCGCGACTCCATAACAGCCCAAGAACGGTTGCTTATAACGCTGCGCTACTTGGCAACTGGAGAAACATTCA ACAAAATTCGCCAGTTGGGTAGTTTGCAGTATTTGTTTCAG gTGTCTCGTTCCTCTATAAGCAACATAGTCAAGGAAACTTGCTCCTGCCTTACTAAAGCTCTACGGTCATATGTGAAg ATAGCCTAA